The nucleotide sequence TAACCATTAAATGCGAAAGTGGTTTAGCAACAATAAAAGGCACTGCTTCTCAAATGTTTGATAATTCTGCAAGTTTATCATTAGAAAATATTAAATTCACAAATGATAATGGTATTATTATCAATAATAATGCTGGAACTTTAACTGTTGAAAAATGTACTTTTGAAGTTGATGGTGCTGATGTAAGTGCTATCAGTGTTGATGGAGGAAACGTAAACATTCAAAACTCCGTATTGTTAAACCCAACTGGTTATGCTTTAACTGTATCAAGCACTCCTGCTACAATTACAGCAAACAATAATTGGTGGGGTAAAAACGATGCTGCAAACACTAATGCTAGTGTTGATTCATGGATTGTAATGGATGCAAGTATCGATTTAGAAAGAATTAATCCTGGTGATGAGGTAACAATCACTGTTTCATTCGAAAAAACCAATTCTGGTAGTGCTTATGAAGGTACATTACCTGAATTCAATGTAACTGTTAGTGCAAATAACTTAAATGAAATCGCTACCATTAAAAACAATAAGGCAACAGTCAAATACACTGTAAATTCAGATGATGAAGCAACAATCACTTCAGAATCTGAAAGTGTAAAATTACCATTGAAATTATACGAAGCTCCTGATGTCATTTATGTAGATTGGGAAAATGGTATAAACACTAATGATGGTGATGAAGCTCATCCTGTAAAAACAATTGACAGAGCAATTGAATTAGCTCAAAAAGGTAAAATCGTTATCCTTGCCGGTACTTACACTATTGACAATACTTTAGAAATTACTAAAGATTTAGACATTACTGGTGAAGGTACTGTCATCATTGATGGTAATAATAAAAGATTTTTAACAAATCGTGCTAATTTAAACATTACTAATGTCCAATTCACAAATGGGTTTGATAACGGTGGAGTTATCTATAATTATGGAAATTTAACACTTAACAGAATTTCAGTCTATTTAAACATTATTAATAGCAGAGCTAATGCAGCAATAATTAATAACAATAAAAAAATTGTAATTGATAATTCTAAATTCTATCAAAACAATGCAAGTTATGGTAATGTTTATAATAATGGTGGAGAAGTATTAATAAATAATACCGAATTCTATAATAATGGTTTAACTGATGATACCAATACTTTATATGGAATTGGATTATATTCAAGATATGGTAATGCTGTTGTAGAAAATACTAAATTTTATCAAAATGAAGGAATGTTTTCCGTAATTAATTTTGTAGGAAAAAGTTCTCTTGACTCATCTGCAGTAAACACTTTAACAGTAACTAATTGTACCTTTGAAAATAACCAATTAGTAAGATATGGAGTTATCTACTCAGAAAAATCAAACACCAATATTAAGGATTCAACATTTACCAACAATGTTGTTAAAAAATCCAGTACTGCTAATGGTGAAGGATCTGCAATATATGTAAATGGTGAAAAGGTAAATGTCGAAACTTCAGTATTTATGAATAATAATGCTGATGATTTAGGAAAAGACATTTATGTATCATCTGGTGAATTAACTATTTCTGATTCAGTATTACTAAACACTAACGGTTACTCAATTGAAAAAGAATCTTCCGCTAGTGTAACTGCAGAAAATAACTGGTGGGGAGCAAACACACCAAATACTCCAGTAACTGTAAATAAATGGATTGTAATGACAGTATCCTCAAATGACACTAACATTGAAGTAGGAGATGAAATTACATTAACAGCTTCATTTGACAAAACCAATGATGGGGAATCATACACTGGTGACTTACCTGAAGTATTTGATGTTACTTTCACTTCAACAAGTGGAAACTTAAATGAAGTCAAAACAGTTAAAGACAAAAAGGCTGAAGTGACCTACACTGTTGATGAAAAAGATAAATATTTAACTGCTAGTTCAAATGATGCAACTCATTCACTGAAAGTTAATAAGACTTTGGATATTATTTACGTTGGTGGCGAAAACGCTGATGATAATAATGATGGTGATGTTGATACTCCTGTAGCAACTATTGATCAAGCAATTAAATTAGCCAAAAATGGACAAATTATCATTCGTGAAGGCAATTATAAAACCGGTGATTTAGGAATTATCTCAGATGATTTAAACATTACTGGTGAAGGTAAAGTAATCATTGATGCTGAAAACTCCAATAGAATTTTATATGTTGGTCAGGAAGCAAATGTTGTACTTAAAAACTTAATAATGATTAATGGATTTGGTGCTGATGAAAGCGGTGCACTTTTAGGAAACTCAAATAAATTAACAATCATTAACTGTACACTAGCTAACTCCAGTGCTGGTGAAAATAATGGTGGAGCAATCTATAATGTTGCATCATTGACAATTATCAACTCCACAATTGCAAACAATACTGCTAAAGTCGGTGGAGCAATATATAGTGGTTCAGGTTTAGCAAAATCGCCTACTATTACAATTGAAAATTCAATAATTGAAAATAATATTGCATCCGGTAATGAAGCTAACGGTGGTGGAGCAATATTTGCTCAACAAATTACAGGTATTGATGTTAAAAACACAACATTCGAAAACAATCAGGCTCAAACCACAGCCAGTGGTGGAGCAATCTTTGTTTCATTATCAGACGCCAATATCAATATTGAAAATTCAAGATTCATTAAAAACCATGCTAATTCCAAAGAGGATTATGGTGGTGGAGCAATCTACATGGCAGGTACTTCAAATTATGAAAGAAAAGGTTCATTAACCATTTCCAACACTTTATTTGAGGAAAACACTGCTGATACAAATGGTGGTGCAGTCTATGTTAGAGCAACCAACCTTAAAATCTCAAGTTCAGTTTTAATTAACAATTCTGATGAAAACGGTTATGCAATTTATGGTTACGGTACAGAACAAATTAACCCTTCAGTTAATGTAAACACCAACTGGTGGGGTACTAATGAAGGTCCTGAGTCAGCTGTAGGAGGATACAGATTCACTCCTTCTGTTTCAACATGGGCAGTATTGACTGTTTCCAATTCTTCTGAAATTAAAGTGGGAGAAACTGTAACTTTAACTGCTACAATAAACACTTTAAATGATGGATCTACATTAGCAAATCCAATAAATATTGAAACACCAATTACAATTACCACTAACTTAGGTCCGATTAATGGTGTTTTAACAAATGGTGAGTTTACCTATGATTATACTGTTCCTGAAGGATTGAAATTCATTTCTGCATCAGTTGATGATGAAGATGAAGTATTGTTTGTTATAACAACATCTACAACTGTAGCAATTGAAAATATTACTGCAAATAAAGGTGACAGGGTAGAATACACAATAAAAGTAACTTCCAGTGATGGTACCATTATCAATAAGGGTAATGTTGAATTATACTTTGATGATGATTTAGTTAAAATTATTGATGTAATTAATGGTGAAGCAAAAGACACCATTACAATTGCAAAAGACATTGGTGAATCTGTAATTACCGCTATATATATAGATGGCAGTGAGGAATATGGTGAAAGCAGTGGCACTGCAGCTTTAAATGTTACCGGCAACAATGATATTGTTACACCTGAAACATTTAGTAATTTCTTTGATGAAAACGGTGTTTTAAGATATGATGTGCCATTTGATGAATTAATATTCAAAGGTGAGTTTAAAAACTTAAGAATTGTATTGGACGATTCCATTTCAATTAAAGGTGATGGTGCGATATTCAACAATACTTCAGTTGCAATTACTGCATATGATGTTAAAGTTAAAGGTATTAAATTCATTGCTGATGAAGAATTTATTGGCAATGACAATTCATTAATATACATCGGAGCAGGCAATGCTGTTGTTGAAGATAATGAAATTATCTACAATGCTCCTGATAATGTAGAAAGTTATGTCATTAGAATTGATGTGGCAAGTGATGTAAAAATCACCGGTAACAATATTACCTACACTGCTAAATCCAATGGTGATGTTAAAACTATGGCAATTAATGCAGATGAAGCAGATAACTTAATATTTGAAGACAACAAGTTAAATGCTAACATTTCATCTGTTCCAAATGGTTTTGTTCAAGATAATATGATATATTACTCTGTTGGTGTATTCATTAAAGACAGTGATGAAGTATCTGTTAATAAAAACGACATAACAGTGAATTATAATGGATTTGTTGGTAGTTTTGATTCAATTTATGGTGTTTATGTTGACGGATGTGATGATTCAAAAGTCACTGATAATGAAATTAATGTAAATGGTCATGAATATGCATATGGATTAATAACTAATGATTGTGATAATATAATCATTTCAGGAAACACTATTAATGCAATTTCAGAAGGTAATTATGCTGATGGTGTACAGGTAGCAGGTTCTTCAACTGGAAACGTAGTGAATAACAATATTCTTGCTAAAGCAGTTAATGTGACTTATCCGGTTTACTTTGATGATTGGGGCAATGATAAAGAGGTCAACCTTACCAATAATAAAATTAAAGGTGAATCCGATACTGTATACGGTGTTTATGTTGAAGAAAACAAAACCACTATTTCAAACAATGATATAAAAGTTGATGGAAATCATGTATATGGTATTATAACCCATCAAACAGATGCAATCATTGATGGAAATAACATTACAGTAAATGGTAAGGATATTGGAAGTATTGTATCTCAACAAAGTGGTGTTAATGTAAATTCAACAGGTATCGTTGCAAGTGAAGGCAGTGCCTTAATAACAAACAACAATATTGTTTCAACAAGCAATTCCACTATTGATGCAATAAATACTAATGCAACAATTAAAGACAATGGTTTAACTGCTAACGGCACAACCGGTGAAAACACAATATCCAATATAAATTCAAATGTTGCCTCATCTGGAAACACTGAAGCATACAAAAAACCTGCTGAAACAACTCCAACACAACCTGTAGTTAAAATCACTGCAACAAACAATGCAAAAGTGTACTATGGAAATGGATATACCATTCGTGTAACTCTGGACGGCAAATCAGTTGGAGCTGGAAAACAAGTTACTCTTAAAATAGCTGGAAAAACTTTAAAAGCTACTACAAATGCTAATGGTTATGCTACATTTAATTTAGCTGTAAAACCTAAAGCATATACTGCTACTGTAACATATAATGGAATTTCTCAAAAATATAAAGTAACAGTTAAAAATGTTATTAAAGCTAAAAACATTAAAGTTAAAAAATCAGCTAAAAAACTTAAGATTAAAGTAACCTTAAAAGCTGGTAAAAAAGCAATTAAAGGTAAAAAAGTAATTCTTAAGATTAAAGGTAAAAAAATCAAAGCAAAAACCAATAAAAAAGGAGTTGCAACCTTTAAAATTAAAAAGAGTATACTTAAAAAACTCAAAGCTGGTAAAAAATACAAATACACAGTAACTTATGGTAAAGATACTGTTAAAAAAACATTAAAAGTAAAAAAATAGGGATTAGATAATCTCTATTTTCTTTTTTTATTTTTTGGAGGAATGAAATTGGCTAAATATCATAATTTAATATTCATATCATTATTACTTGTGATATTTATAATTCCGTCAACTTATGCAATGGATAATCAAACATTGGAACTGATTGAAATTGAAGAGTCACAATCTCAAATATCAGTTACGAATGATGATGTTTTACAAGCAGATAATGATTATTATTTCAATTCATCTCTGGAAAACGATAATGGAGATGGATCATACAATAATCCATATAAATACTTAACTTCAGATAGAATTAAAGGATATTGTAATATCTATTTGTCTGATGGCGAGTATGAACTGGATAATTCAAAAACTATCGAAAAAGTTAATATAATTGGATTAAATCCCCAAAAAACTATAATTAAATATGATGGTGTTGCTTTTAATGTCAATTCCCATTTAACATTAACTAATGTTACATTAGTTGACTTATCCATTACAAACAATGGTAATTTCAATGCAACCAATGCCATTTTCAGTTATGGTTATGGCAGTAAAGCAGATGATTACGGAAATAATTATGGTGGGGCAGTATATACTACAGATTTAAATTCTAATTCTCATGTAACAATAAAAAATTGCACATTCCTGGACAATTATGCAGTATATGTTGGAGCAATCTATATGGCTGCAGGTTATTTGGATATATCTAATTCACAATTCATTAATAATTGTGCTTATAATTTCGGTGGGGCTATTGCATGTGAAAATACTGAAAGTGTTAAAATTTCTAAATCTAAATTCATAAAAAACTATTGTATTGATGATGCCGGTGGAGCAATATATGTTAAAGCATCCCTGCTTAATGTTGAACGCAGTGATTTTATAAATGGTTCTGCAACATTTGGTGGTGCAAT is from Methanobrevibacter sp. and encodes:
- a CDS encoding right-handed parallel beta-helix repeat-containing protein gives rise to the protein MNTDKKIFICALLALMILLCINGVSAQDTIDKNLTESDTGEGVIGDDSSLEALEVSDSGEKLGAERTVNNYNELVTACTEAADGDTIILNDGTYEFPESSGSIYLTSSTGSGNYAKSLTFKGQTKNGVTIISHGDYAIFQATDNYNLKLQNLNFKDITVSGSSVVFTSSSANLNIVDCNFENCKLGWGTIRSSSAGANTISGVNILNCEQTANKAAATALTFTRASTVNVEKVLIDSPKYSLTGATAKGVIYLSNNNVKATFDDLTIKNSAGIKTSLIYCAGKVSIRNSNILDNTVESTKIIHNAGTLTIEQTIFSNNVATGSNSVLISDVGSTSVKSNLTLNYNNIADNTVDKIYSYNDVTKVVTATANYNYWGANYDNTDAVKTATNIDQTTWVNKNGDTFVDQSGNALAESIPTPSATPAAGDIYVSSTGDDAKDGSTPDNAVQSIKHAIELAENGGNIIVIAGDYTIAETLSISKDLTIKCESGLATIKGTASQMFDNSASLSLENIKFTNDNGIIINNNAGTLTVEKCTFEVDGADVSAISVDGGNVNIQNSVLLNPTGYALTVSSTPATITANNNWWGKNDAANTNASVDSWIVMDASIDLERINPGDEVTITVSFEKTNSGSAYEGTLPEFNVTVSANNLNEIATIKNNKATVKYTVNSDDEATITSESESVKLPLKLYEAPDVIYVDWENGINTNDGDEAHPVKTIDRAIELAQKGKIVILAGTYTIDNTLEITKDLDITGEGTVIIDGNNKRFLTNRANLNITNVQFTNGFDNGGVIYNYGNLTLNRISVYLNIINSRANAAIINNNKKIVIDNSKFYQNNASYGNVYNNGGEVLINNTEFYNNGLTDDTNTLYGIGLYSRYGNAVVENTKFYQNEGMFSVINFVGKSSLDSSAVNTLTVTNCTFENNQLVRYGVIYSEKSNTNIKDSTFTNNVVKKSSTANGEGSAIYVNGEKVNVETSVFMNNNADDLGKDIYVSSGELTISDSVLLNTNGYSIEKESSASVTAENNWWGANTPNTPVTVNKWIVMTVSSNDTNIEVGDEITLTASFDKTNDGESYTGDLPEVFDVTFTSTSGNLNEVKTVKDKKAEVTYTVDEKDKYLTASSNDATHSLKVNKTLDIIYVGGENADDNNDGDVDTPVATIDQAIKLAKNGQIIIREGNYKTGDLGIISDDLNITGEGKVIIDAENSNRILYVGQEANVVLKNLIMINGFGADESGALLGNSNKLTIINCTLANSSAGENNGGAIYNVASLTIINSTIANNTAKVGGAIYSGSGLAKSPTITIENSIIENNIASGNEANGGGAIFAQQITGIDVKNTTFENNQAQTTASGGAIFVSLSDANINIENSRFIKNHANSKEDYGGGAIYMAGTSNYERKGSLTISNTLFEENTADTNGGAVYVRATNLKISSSVLINNSDENGYAIYGYGTEQINPSVNVNTNWWGTNEGPESAVGGYRFTPSVSTWAVLTVSNSSEIKVGETVTLTATINTLNDGSTLANPINIETPITITTNLGPINGVLTNGEFTYDYTVPEGLKFISASVDDEDEVLFVITTSTTVAIENITANKGDRVEYTIKVTSSDGTIINKGNVELYFDDDLVKIIDVINGEAKDTITIAKDIGESVITAIYIDGSEEYGESSGTAALNVTGNNDIVTPETFSNFFDENGVLRYDVPFDELIFKGEFKNLRIVLDDSISIKGDGAIFNNTSVAITAYDVKVKGIKFIADEEFIGNDNSLIYIGAGNAVVEDNEIIYNAPDNVESYVIRIDVASDVKITGNNITYTAKSNGDVKTMAINADEADNLIFEDNKLNANISSVPNGFVQDNMIYYSVGVFIKDSDEVSVNKNDITVNYNGFVGSFDSIYGVYVDGCDDSKVTDNEINVNGHEYAYGLITNDCDNIIISGNTINAISEGNYADGVQVAGSSTGNVVNNNILAKAVNVTYPVYFDDWGNDKEVNLTNNKIKGESDTVYGVYVEENKTTISNNDIKVDGNHVYGIITHQTDAIIDGNNITVNGKDIGSIVSQQSGVNVNSTGIVASEGSALITNNNIVSTSNSTIDAINTNATIKDNGLTANGTTGENTISNINSNVASSGNTEAYKKPAETTPTQPVVKITATNNAKVYYGNGYTIRVTLDGKSVGAGKQVTLKIAGKTLKATTNANGYATFNLAVKPKAYTATVTYNGISQKYKVTVKNVIKAKNIKVKKSAKKLKIKVTLKAGKKAIKGKKVILKIKGKKIKAKTNKKGVATFKIKKSILKKLKAGKKYKYTVTYGKDTVKKTLKVKK